The following proteins are encoded in a genomic region of Glycine max cultivar Williams 82 chromosome 18, Glycine_max_v4.0, whole genome shotgun sequence:
- the LOC102668873 gene encoding E3 ubiquitin-protein ligase RNF14: MIVKQSLQAENEQEQPHLLTSIKLNKDLLKSEPPIDHDHSEAKKSDQPSQFLCGICFDDKPLSDMFKDGKCNHPFCTHCISKHVVTQIHQSILKVICPDPNCYVEFKPEYLRTILPCDVIDRWECLRRESLILGSEKTYCPFKDCSVLLVNQGGEVATSAECPSCHRRFCAHCKAPWHGRKKCVDATSATFVGRIGTLNIDA; the protein is encoded by the exons ATGATTGTCAAACAAAGTTTGCAAGCAGAAAATGAACAAGAGCAGCCACACCTCCTCACCTCAATCAAGCTAAACAAAGATTTGTTGAAGAGTGAACCCCCCATTGATCATGATCACAGTGAAGCAAAGAAGAGTGATCAACCCTCGCAATTCCTTTGTGGTATATGTTTTGATGACAAACCACTGTCTGATATGTTCAAAGATGGCAAGTGTAACCACCCCTTTTGCACTCACTGCATATCAAAACACGTGGTGACTCAAATACATCAAAGTATTCTCAAGGTCATTTGTCCAGACCCCAACTGTTATGTGGAATTTAAGCCTGAATATTTGCGTACCATCTTGCCTTGTGATGTCATTGATAGATGGGAATGTCTGAGACGTGAGTCTTTGATTCTTGGGTCGGAGAAGACTTACTGCCCTTTTAAGGATTGTTCGGTTTTGTTGGTGAATCAGGGAGGAGAAGTTGCCACCAGTGCTGAGTGTCCCTCTTGTCATAGGCGATTTTGTGCACATTGTAAGGCTCCTTGGCATGGAAGGAAGAAAT GTGTGGATGCAACTTCTGCTACATTTGTGGGAAGAATTGGAACCCTGAACATCGATGCATGA